Within Psychrobacter sp. AH5, the genomic segment TAAGTATTTGGCATAATTAATAGCAAAACCGCGAGCAAAAGCCACTTGTGGTAATTCGGCAAAATTTTCGTTTTCAAGCGCCTCAAGGTGACGCTTGAGAATAAAAAGCTCAGCTGCCGCAGTCTCAATACTGACCTGTTTCTCTTTACGGGCTTGCTGCAACATGGCACCAAATGATTTTTGCGCATTAAGTTGGGTATTTAGTGATGGTTCGGTCATTGCCATGGTGCCTCTGGATTGTTTAGCCAAATCTTAAGTTGTTTTGCCTCGATGCTTAATGGATAAGCGGATAATAACTGACGCGATAATTGCTGGCGCTGTTTGATATCGTTTTGTGCAGCGGCTAGTTTGATACCTTGTAACATCAAACGCGGACTGACTCCCTGCCCCTGTACCAATATTAAAGTTTCATCGTACAAGCGCTGGGCTTGCTGTACACGATTTTGTTCTAGTAATAAATCAACCAGTTCGATATGAGCGATTAAACTATTGCGATTGCCCTCTAAGGCACGCAAAAAAGCCTTAGCGGCAGCGGCATTATCGCCTAGTTGCAAATAAGTGCGACCTAGGTTTTCAAGAGCACCAATACGGCCCTCATAACCTAATGCAGAACCGGCAATCTCAAACTGCGCGGCCGCCTCGCTATAGCGTTTCATCTGTGATAAATAAACGCCATAGTTATTACGAGCTTGCTCAAAGTCCGCGTCCAGGGCGATCGCCTTTTTGAAATATTCATCCGCTTTTTCAAGATTAAGGCGGCTACCCTCTTGCTGTAATAAAACGCCCATCATATCATAGGCGGGCGCATATCGGCTATTGGCAGCAAAAGCTTTTTCGAGTTGGCGCTGCGCAGCATCAAGCTCGTTTTTACGAATATACTGCGCTGCAAGTGAGGTTCTGACTCGGGCCACTTCTTGTTTATCGCTCTTTTTATTACTATTTTCGCTATTTGGACTTTGATAACGAGTACTGCCCGTCAAATCAGGGTTAGTAGTACTTTGACAGGCTGTTAATAGTAAAACTATCAAGCTACTTGCTATAACCAATCGCTGGTTTATGAGCAGCTTATTAGTTATAGACTGTCTTTTTTTCATAGACAAATATCTCAATTTACTAGTATTAGCGTCATTCATAGCATCCAAATCCTTGGTTTTACTAGCACCAGCATTTATGACACAGGGCGAGTTAAAAAGGCTTTAGTGTAATGGATTTAGCGGCATTAAGTACAGTTAAGTTGCGACTTAGTCTTACTTGATCTCTCTAGATAACGATATAACCGTTTTCAAAAGCTAAAACTTTCTATCAGTATGTTAATCAGATTTCTAAAATATCTCTAATTTTGCTTAGGCTATTATTGTATCTAAGCCTTATCTTTAAAAGGGCTGTCCTTGATAATCACCTTCTGGGCGCTTCTATCTTTGATACTTTGCTGCCATTTAGCTGAGCGGCGCGTACGATCAGCCACTTGCCCTACTAGCTGACCACAAGCGGCATCGATATCATCACCGCGCGTTTGACGGATAGTACAGACAAAACCGGCCTGACTTAAGATATCACTAAAGGCATGGATGCGGTTGTTGCTTGATTTGCCATAATCTGCGTGCGGAAAAGGGTTGAAGGGAATCAAGTTAATTTTGCTAGGCAAATCGCCTAGTAGCGCCACCAATTGACGAGCATGGACATCGCTATCGTTAACACCATCGAGCATCACATACTCAATAGTGACGTGCTTTTTGTGACGCGGATTGATATCGAACACGTAGTTTCTGGCAGCTGCCATCAGCTCGCTTAAAGGATACTTTTTATTAATAGGTACTAGCTCATCGCGCAGCTCATCATTAGGCGCATGCAAAGAGATCGCGAGCGCCACATCGATATCTTTGGCCAGCTGATACATCTTAGGCACTACCCCTGAGGTCGATAACGTCACGCGGCGCTTAGATAAGCCGTACGCATGATCGCTTAGCATCAGCTGCATCGAGCTGACCACAGGCTCATAGTTCAGTAGCGGCTCGCCCATACCCATCATCACCACGTTAGTGACTTTATTTTCCCACAAGCTATGATCAACATGGGCTAAACTGTCATTGTCATCACTCATATAAGAAGCGTTAGCGACCCATAATTGACCTAAAATCTCAGCAGCGGTTAAGTCGCGCTCAAAGCCTTGTTTGCCCGTACTACAAAAACTGCAATCAAGCGCGCAGCCCACTTGCGAGGAGATACAAAGTGTCTTACGGCCATCGATCTTACTATCATCAGCTGGAATAAGCACCGTCTCAACTAAGGAGCCGCCGGTGACTTCAAACACCCATTTGCGCGTGCCATCATCGCTATATTGACGATGAACGACTTTAGGCGCAGTGACACAAGCATTAGCTGACAACTTATCACGTAAGCCTTTACTAAGGTTGGTCATCTGCTCAAAATCAGTGACGCCGTGCTGATAAATCCACTTAATGACTTGGGTCGCCCGAAAAGGCTTCTCGCCGATACTTTTGAAATAATCGCTAAGCTGCGACTGTGTCATGCCTAATAAATTGGTTTTAAGAGGAGCTGACGGATTAGACGTTTGATGCACTGACATAATAAATAACCTTGTTGCATAAGCTAAAACAGCAATGCAGTATTGTGAAGCATGAGCAATCCGCTATGAGCGCGGTCATCATCAATAGCAATCAATTTTATGGATCAAAAACTAAAGCATTGATAAAAAGGTGCTGATAAGGGATTGATAACGCTATTAATTTTAAATACTTAGGGTGAGCTATTTTAAACTAAATTATCGCTAATTATAAAGCAATAATGAATATTAGGCTAACGACTGCCTATTTCAACCATCCACTGCTAGCGCTATATTTACACTTTATAGCACAAACGGCTTACACCCCATAGAGTATAAGCCGTTTGGCGCTACTATTGATAAGCTTGTACCGCTTAGCTAAACGACGTCCAATAGCAACGCCCCTACCCTGATAAATACTAAACCGTTTGGGTAGTATTAACGAGTACGAGTAGTAATTTCGTTATCATCGAAGAAGTAGCTGATTTCGCGCTGAGCTGATTCAGCAGAATCTGAACCATGAACGGCGTTTTCATCAATGCTGCTAGCAAAATCTGCACGGATAGTTCCTTCAGCCGCTTCCTTTGGGTTGGTTGCGCCCATGATTTCACGATGCTTAGCAATAGCGTTTTCGCCCTCTAGTACTGATACTAGTACTGGACCTGACATCATGAATGATTTTAGATCGTTGTAGAATGGACGCTCAGCGTGCTCAGCGTAAAAAC encodes:
- the pilW gene encoding type IV pilus biogenesis/stability protein PilW — protein: MNDANTSKLRYLSMKKRQSITNKLLINQRLVIASSLIVLLLTACQSTTNPDLTGSTRYQSPNSENSNKKSDKQEVARVRTSLAAQYIRKNELDAAQRQLEKAFAANSRYAPAYDMMGVLLQQEGSRLNLEKADEYFKKAIALDADFEQARNNYGVYLSQMKRYSEAAAQFEIAGSALGYEGRIGALENLGRTYLQLGDNAAAAKAFLRALEGNRNSLIAHIELVDLLLEQNRVQQAQRLYDETLILVQGQGVSPRLMLQGIKLAAAQNDIKQRQQLSRQLLSAYPLSIEAKQLKIWLNNPEAPWQ
- the ndk gene encoding nucleoside-diphosphate kinase, which translates into the protein MANERTLSIIKPDAVGNNNIGEIYSRFEKNGLKIVAAKMLQLDDEKAGGFYAEHAERPFYNDLKSFMMSGPVLVSVLEGENAIAKHREIMGATNPKEAAEGTIRADFASSIDENAVHGSDSAESAQREISYFFDDNEITTRTR
- the rlmN gene encoding 23S rRNA (adenine(2503)-C(2))-methyltransferase RlmN; this encodes MSVHQTSNPSAPLKTNLLGMTQSQLSDYFKSIGEKPFRATQVIKWIYQHGVTDFEQMTNLSKGLRDKLSANACVTAPKVVHRQYSDDGTRKWVFEVTGGSLVETVLIPADDSKIDGRKTLCISSQVGCALDCSFCSTGKQGFERDLTAAEILGQLWVANASYMSDDNDSLAHVDHSLWENKVTNVVMMGMGEPLLNYEPVVSSMQLMLSDHAYGLSKRRVTLSTSGVVPKMYQLAKDIDVALAISLHAPNDELRDELVPINKKYPLSELMAAARNYVFDINPRHKKHVTIEYVMLDGVNDSDVHARQLVALLGDLPSKINLIPFNPFPHADYGKSSNNRIHAFSDILSQAGFVCTIRQTRGDDIDAACGQLVGQVADRTRRSAKWQQSIKDRSAQKVIIKDSPFKDKA